One window of Kryptolebias marmoratus isolate JLee-2015 linkage group LG3, ASM164957v2, whole genome shotgun sequence genomic DNA carries:
- the si:dkey-237i9.8 gene encoding platelet endothelial cell adhesion molecule isoform X3 produces the protein MGLLLLLTSALLHTCLHSGRPVSADPNFRISSVDLTIHPSPDVDRNTNVTLRCKAVVVTTEEPLSREFIMYKDERVVYRKTVSSSEDFLYHLPEVRVSNNGKYKCKIKIMEQEMASSIEKLTVTGLSLPVLHLSKSNVTEGEDVTATCSAPGETGSFYFHFFDNSRELHEKPVNSNQAEAKLSFKSVGRHSLHCSYTVVMMPKSVDSEDSNTVNITVKEISIMPVLEISPLENVFEGDNLTIRCSFVESEQSFKKVHLILSQGTRLLSRNISTTIEHKMMAEATNPVPTFECTLVVDNVVKVATQNISVMDLFSVPTLRMSPNEVFQEEPMNLICTSERVASERLNREDLVYTLDPAEHFVSATRPGVFALTAMKTDFSYTCLTEAKGIKKRSKALTVRPKVHVSVPDVWVSETVILGKPFFIYCESKSGSLPIAYTLWKGTERINTFHADSISKQAYFPTTVNHTEEIRAYRCEASNGGKKNLQSAALNTTVIEPVAEPFLSILVPNKAEIFEGIEVYLSCIVKGTPPITFQWYHVGKREPLQFETLNANTATYQFTVSSKEQGGMYSCTVRNRANNEVESNQVFIEVRMALWKKGLIGGFLLLLASILILVGCVVYFKSKRGPVAGTVGSVWSHRKPDSEADEEFSTVSNEPEVEYTEVVHPQAADPVRGALTRKGTDTVYSELQNAAQGAADHHEYVSKNLLHVCPTLSVYTAPYLGCKTSSAGFCDHTAARLSWFTFFFLN, from the exons ATGGGCCTCCTGCTACTGCTCACCTCCGCGCTCCTCCACACCT GCCTCCATTCAGGGAGACCAGTGAGCGCAGATCCGA ACTTCCGGATATCATCCGTGGACCTGACCATCCATCCCAGTCCTGATGTGGACCGAAACACCAACGTGACTCTGAGATGTAAGGCTGTGGTCGTCACCACGGAGGAGCCACTGAGCCGTGAGTTCATCATGTACAAGGACGAAAGGGTCGTCTACAGAAAGACCGTCAGCTCCTCTGAGGATTTTTTATACCACCTGCCTGAGGTCAGAGTGTCCAACAACGGCAAATACAAGTGCAAGATCAAGATCATGGAACAAGAGATGGCCAGTAGTATTGAAAAACTCACAGTGACAG GCCTGTCGCTGCCCGTTCTCCACCTTAGCAAAAGCAATGTCACTGAGGGGGAAGATGTAACGGCCACCTGCTCAGCTCCGGGTGAGACGGGTTCCTTTTATTTCCACTTCTTCGATAACTCCAGGGAGCTCCACGAGAAGCCCGTGAACTCCAACCAGGCGGAGGCAAAGCTTAGCTTTAAAAGTGTCGGCAGACACAGCCTTCACTGCAGCTACACGGTCGTCATGATGCCAAAATCCGTCGATTCAGAGGACAGCAACACGGTCAACATCACAGTCAAAG AAATTTCCATCATGCCAGTTCTGGAGATTTCCCCTCTGGAAAACGTTTTTGAAGGAGATAATCTCACCATCAGGTGCTCTTTCGTGGAGTCCGAGCAGAGCTTTAAAAAGGTGCATCTCATTCTGAGTCAGGGCACCAGACTgctcagcagaaacatttcCACTACTATCGAGCACAAAATGATGGCGGAAGCAACAAACCCGGTGCCGACGTTTGAGTGCACGCTGGTTGTGGACAACGTAGTAAAGGTCGCCACACAGAACATTTCAGTGATGG ACCTGTTTTCAGTACCAACTCTCAGAATGTCTCCTAATGAAGTCTTTCAAGAAGAACCCATGAATCTGATCTGCACAAGCGAGAGGGTGGCCTCTGAGAGACTCAACAGAGAAGATCTGGTTTACACTCTTGATCCGGCTGAACACTTTGTTTCTGCAACCAGACCTGGAGTGTTTGCTCTCACGGCCATGAAAACCGACTTCAGCTACACGTGTTTAACTGAGGCGAAGGGCATCAAGAAGCGCAGTAAAGCCCTGACTGTTCGCCCCAAAG TTCACGTCTCAGTTccagatgtctgggtttctgaAACTGTGATTTTGGGAAAGCCTTTTTTCATCTACTGTGAGTCTAAATCAGGCAGCCTGCCCATTGCCTACACCCTCTGGAAAGGAACCGAACGAATCAACACCTTCCACGCCGACTCGATCAGCAAACAAGCTTATTTTCCAACCACCGTCAACCACACTGAAGAAATCCGGGCGTACAGGTGTGAGGCGAGTAACGGAGGCAAGAAAAACCTGCAGAGCGCCGCGCTTAACACAACCGTCATAG aaccTGTGGCCGAGCCcttcctgtccatcctcgtcccgaACAAGGCAGAAATCTTTGAGGGGATCGAGGTCTACCTCTCGTGTATTGTGAAAGGAACACCACCCATCACGTTTCAGTGGTACCACGTTGGTAAAAGAGAGCCGCTGCAATTCGAAACCTTGAACGCGAACACGGCCACCTATCAGTTCACCGTGTCATCCAAAGAGCAGGGTGGCATGTACTCCTGTACGGTGAGAAACCGTGCCAACAACGAGGTGGAAAGTAATCAGGTGTTCATAGAAG TCCGCATGGCTTTATGGAAGAAAGGTCTGATCGGGGGgttcctcctgctgctggcGTCCATACTCATCCTGGTGGGGTGTGTGGTCTACTTCAAAAGCAAGAGAG ggcCGGTGGCTGGGACTGTGGGCAGCGTGTGGAGTCATCGTAAACCCGACTCAG AAGCCGACGAGGAGTTCAGCACGGTGTCCAACGAGCCTGAGGTGGAGTACACAGAGGTGGTGCACCCCCAGGCAGCAGATCCAGTCAGAG GAGCTCTGACGAGGAAAGGGACGGACACGGTTTACAGTGAGCTCCAAAACGCTGCTCAGG GTGCTGCCGATCATCATGAATATGTGAGTAAGAATCTGTTACATGTTTGCCCAACTCTTTCAGTTTACACTGCTCCTTATCTCGGCTGTAAAACGTCTTCAGCTGGTTTCTGTGATCACACCGCAGCCCGTCTCAGCtggttcacattttttttcttgaattga
- the si:dkey-237i9.8 gene encoding platelet endothelial cell adhesion molecule isoform X4, with translation MGLLLLLTSALLHTCLHSGRPVSADPNFRISSVDLTIHPSPDVDRNTNVTLRCKAVVVTTEEPLSREFIMYKDERVVYRKTVSSSEDFLYHLPEVRVSNNGKYKCKIKIMEQEMASSIEKLTVTGLSLPVLHLSKSNVTEGEDVTATCSAPGETGSFYFHFFDNSRELHEKPVNSNQAEAKLSFKSVGRHSLHCSYTVVMMPKSVDSEDSNTVNITVKEISIMPVLEISPLENVFEGDNLTIRCSFVESEQSFKKVHLILSQGTRLLSRNISTTIEHKMMAEATNPVPTFECTLVVDNVVKVATQNISVMDLFSVPTLRMSPNEVFQEEPMNLICTSERVASERLNREDLVYTLDPAEHFVSATRPGVFALTAMKTDFSYTCLTEAKGIKKRSKALTVRPKVHVSVPDVWVSETVILGKPFFIYCESKSGSLPIAYTLWKGTERINTFHADSISKQAYFPTTVNHTEEIRAYRCEASNGGKKNLQSAALNTTVIEPVAEPFLSILVPNKAEIFEGIEVYLSCIVKGTPPITFQWYHVGKREPLQFETLNANTATYQFTVSSKEQGGMYSCTVRNRANNEVESNQVFIEVRMALWKKGLIGGFLLLLASILILVGCVVYFKSKRGKRENAAELSVKPASPKSDDSLTVNLTHDTEVSNAAADAASFYDDKEGRVTNGARGSVASLPADISNRSSYSVPAVAFVS, from the exons ATGGGCCTCCTGCTACTGCTCACCTCCGCGCTCCTCCACACCT GCCTCCATTCAGGGAGACCAGTGAGCGCAGATCCGA ACTTCCGGATATCATCCGTGGACCTGACCATCCATCCCAGTCCTGATGTGGACCGAAACACCAACGTGACTCTGAGATGTAAGGCTGTGGTCGTCACCACGGAGGAGCCACTGAGCCGTGAGTTCATCATGTACAAGGACGAAAGGGTCGTCTACAGAAAGACCGTCAGCTCCTCTGAGGATTTTTTATACCACCTGCCTGAGGTCAGAGTGTCCAACAACGGCAAATACAAGTGCAAGATCAAGATCATGGAACAAGAGATGGCCAGTAGTATTGAAAAACTCACAGTGACAG GCCTGTCGCTGCCCGTTCTCCACCTTAGCAAAAGCAATGTCACTGAGGGGGAAGATGTAACGGCCACCTGCTCAGCTCCGGGTGAGACGGGTTCCTTTTATTTCCACTTCTTCGATAACTCCAGGGAGCTCCACGAGAAGCCCGTGAACTCCAACCAGGCGGAGGCAAAGCTTAGCTTTAAAAGTGTCGGCAGACACAGCCTTCACTGCAGCTACACGGTCGTCATGATGCCAAAATCCGTCGATTCAGAGGACAGCAACACGGTCAACATCACAGTCAAAG AAATTTCCATCATGCCAGTTCTGGAGATTTCCCCTCTGGAAAACGTTTTTGAAGGAGATAATCTCACCATCAGGTGCTCTTTCGTGGAGTCCGAGCAGAGCTTTAAAAAGGTGCATCTCATTCTGAGTCAGGGCACCAGACTgctcagcagaaacatttcCACTACTATCGAGCACAAAATGATGGCGGAAGCAACAAACCCGGTGCCGACGTTTGAGTGCACGCTGGTTGTGGACAACGTAGTAAAGGTCGCCACACAGAACATTTCAGTGATGG ACCTGTTTTCAGTACCAACTCTCAGAATGTCTCCTAATGAAGTCTTTCAAGAAGAACCCATGAATCTGATCTGCACAAGCGAGAGGGTGGCCTCTGAGAGACTCAACAGAGAAGATCTGGTTTACACTCTTGATCCGGCTGAACACTTTGTTTCTGCAACCAGACCTGGAGTGTTTGCTCTCACGGCCATGAAAACCGACTTCAGCTACACGTGTTTAACTGAGGCGAAGGGCATCAAGAAGCGCAGTAAAGCCCTGACTGTTCGCCCCAAAG TTCACGTCTCAGTTccagatgtctgggtttctgaAACTGTGATTTTGGGAAAGCCTTTTTTCATCTACTGTGAGTCTAAATCAGGCAGCCTGCCCATTGCCTACACCCTCTGGAAAGGAACCGAACGAATCAACACCTTCCACGCCGACTCGATCAGCAAACAAGCTTATTTTCCAACCACCGTCAACCACACTGAAGAAATCCGGGCGTACAGGTGTGAGGCGAGTAACGGAGGCAAGAAAAACCTGCAGAGCGCCGCGCTTAACACAACCGTCATAG aaccTGTGGCCGAGCCcttcctgtccatcctcgtcccgaACAAGGCAGAAATCTTTGAGGGGATCGAGGTCTACCTCTCGTGTATTGTGAAAGGAACACCACCCATCACGTTTCAGTGGTACCACGTTGGTAAAAGAGAGCCGCTGCAATTCGAAACCTTGAACGCGAACACGGCCACCTATCAGTTCACCGTGTCATCCAAAGAGCAGGGTGGCATGTACTCCTGTACGGTGAGAAACCGTGCCAACAACGAGGTGGAAAGTAATCAGGTGTTCATAGAAG TCCGCATGGCTTTATGGAAGAAAGGTCTGATCGGGGGgttcctcctgctgctggcGTCCATACTCATCCTGGTGGGGTGTGTGGTCTACTTCAAAAGCAAGAGAG GTAAAAGAGAAAACGCTGCAGAACTGTCGGT AAAGCCTGCGAGCCCTAAATCAGATGACTCTCTAACAGTGAATCTAACCCACGACACAGAGGTTTCTAACGCAGCCGCAG ACGCAGCGTCGTTCTATGACGACAAGGAGGGGAGAGTGACCAATGGGGCGCGAGGTAGCGTGGCGTCGCTGCCCGCTGACATCAGCAACAGGAGCAGCTACAGTGTCCCAGCTGTAGCCTTCGTGTCTTAA